A window of the Lolium perenne isolate Kyuss_39 chromosome 7, Kyuss_2.0, whole genome shotgun sequence genome harbors these coding sequences:
- the LOC139833521 gene encoding uncharacterized protein codes for MKPSMTRPVALVAAVLASILSSACTVDATLALTCKAAAAIDVRVNLQMCESLMVTKDKDAWGMARIAADEGAINAAMASKAINKTLLAGSASVASDARESLFMNSALGTCLRGFEQATLSFSQASEEIGMRRNQLGGRNKLDGALAQVQECKDAFAMHGSPQPQPLAQNTSDAIQMAIIANAIICTVDAAVASNCKAALSATLDSTCKAAAASDPRVNLQLCVSKLGIALSGRTANAWSLAKAACDEGIYKVILAGSDAATLLEDKSTVPSNKPVLTTCAEVFDKADMAFALASEQIEQRNLAAAASRMDEALARVQEKQCDGAALRALVPTPPQKLLQNAADSVQMAIIAKAIINLIK; via the coding sequence ATGAAGCCGTCGATGACTCGCCCCGTGGCCCTTGTCGCCGCCGTGCTGGCGTCGATCCTGAGCAGCGCGTGCACCGTGGACGCGACGTTGGCCCTGACCTGCAAGGCGGCCGCCGCGATCGACGTACGCGTAAACCTGCAGATGTGCGAGTCGCTCATGGTAACCAAGGACAAGGACGCATGGGGCATGGCCAGGATTGCCGCTGACGAGGGCGCGATCAACGCGGCCATGGCCTCAAAGGCCATCAACAAGACCCTGCTGGCGGGCAGCGCCAGCGTTGCCAGCGATGCCCGCGAGAGCCTGTTCATGAACTCGGCGCTGGGCACGTGCTTGCGGGGGTTCGAACAGGCGACCCTCTCCTTCTCGCAGGCCAGCGAAGAGATCGgcatgcgacgcaaccagttgggTGGCAGGAATAAGCTGGACGGGGCCCTGGCGCAGGTGCAGGAGTGCAAGGACGCGTTCGCGATGCACGGGTCGCCGCAGCCGCAGCCGCTGGCCCAGAACACCTCCGACGCCATCCAAATGGCCATCATCGCCAACGCCATCATCTGCACCGTGGACGCGGCGGTCGCCAGCAACTGCAAGGCGGCCTTGAGCGCGACGCTGGACAGCACCTGCAAGGCGGCCGCCGCGAGCGACCCGCGGGTCAACCTGCAGCTCTGCGTGTCCAAGCTCGGCATCGCCCTCAGCGGCCGCACCGCCAACGCCTGGAGCCTGGCAAAGGCTGCCTGCGACGAGGGCATCTACAAGGTGATCCTCGCCGGCAGCGACGCCGCGACCCTGCTGGAGGACAAATCCACCGTGCCCTCGAACAAGCCAGTGCTGACGACGTGCGCCGAGGTGTTCGACAAGGCGGACATGGCCTTCGCGCTGGCCAGCGAGCAGATCGAACAGCGCAACCTCGCAGCCGCCGCGAGCAGGATGGACGAGGCGCTGGCCAGGGTGCAGGAGAAGCAGTGCGACGGGGCCGCGCTGCGTGCCCTTGTCCCGACGCCGCCCCAGAAGCTGCTCCAGAACGCCGCCGACTCCGTCCAGATGGCCATCATCGCCAAAGCCATCATCAACCTCATCAAGTGA